From a region of the Nitrospira sp. genome:
- a CDS encoding universal stress protein → MDDHPQNGAIRRVMVGTDRSHTADQAVRWAAQFAERYGTELFVVQVILPQHPATTEFGAAEHTRAAAANDELETFVRQIAGERGHSVVVSHGDPASAILRAAEQEQIDVLVVGNSGMAGRKQFLLGNIPNRISHNSRCTVVIVNTQSAADGSAQESVRIHKPQPESHVTEPHLGARAVRIATVMAKHGLKELFGQPETADVSIRRQQAKRLRAALEELGPTFSKLGQVLSTRPDLLPAEYIEELAMLQSHVPPMPESEVVKVAEQELGVPWEDVFESIDPKPLAAGTIAQVHRATLESGDRVVIKVQRPTARAEIEQDLALLEIFAQKVGQRPALNQVVNMEAVFKHLSTSLHRELDFHQEIENIDRMQTVLVDYDHLAVPSVHHKLSTSRLLVMEEIQGVPVTQAPEGPERIEAARQLMESYYKQIIAEGFFHADPHPGNLMWWKNRIYILDFGMVGSVDANVREHLLLLLMALWKEDVGFLSDVTLMMTGSLDRSDLDLPRFQSEIGEVMTKYRKAALAEMQIGPLLQEMSAIGFRHGVPLPASLTLAAKALAQVQLATANLDPKLDPYDVAGKFLMRLMIKRMGATLDPKTLLYQSQKLKVRAERVFEAIEHLIGARPGQKLVVNFRANSLEEMVRHTGRRLTLGLTAAASILASGLTATSGTVAGWIPITFGIAAGLLTVGLILDLIRGR, encoded by the coding sequence ATGGACGATCATCCTCAGAACGGCGCCATTCGACGGGTCATGGTCGGAACCGACCGCTCGCACACGGCGGATCAGGCCGTTCGTTGGGCCGCTCAATTCGCTGAACGATATGGCACGGAGCTGTTCGTGGTACAGGTCATCCTTCCGCAACACCCGGCCACCACCGAATTCGGCGCAGCCGAGCACACCCGGGCAGCCGCCGCCAACGACGAACTGGAAACGTTCGTGAGACAGATCGCCGGAGAGCGCGGACACTCCGTCGTTGTCAGTCATGGTGATCCGGCATCGGCAATCCTGCGCGCCGCTGAGCAGGAACAAATCGACGTCTTGGTCGTCGGCAATTCGGGAATGGCCGGCCGAAAGCAGTTTTTGCTCGGCAATATCCCGAACCGTATCAGCCACAATTCCCGCTGCACCGTTGTGATCGTGAATACCCAGTCAGCGGCGGATGGGTCAGCTCAAGAATCCGTGCGCATCCATAAGCCACAGCCGGAATCCCACGTCACTGAACCCCATCTGGGAGCACGGGCCGTGCGAATCGCAACGGTGATGGCGAAGCATGGCTTGAAGGAGCTGTTTGGACAACCGGAGACAGCAGATGTTTCCATTCGCCGTCAGCAGGCGAAGCGCCTACGGGCTGCGCTGGAGGAGCTGGGTCCGACCTTTTCAAAGCTCGGCCAAGTGCTGTCCACCCGTCCGGATCTCCTTCCAGCGGAATACATCGAAGAACTCGCGATGCTGCAGAGCCACGTTCCACCTATGCCCGAAAGTGAAGTCGTCAAGGTTGCTGAGCAAGAATTGGGTGTTCCGTGGGAGGACGTGTTCGAGTCGATTGACCCCAAGCCGCTTGCGGCCGGGACGATCGCGCAAGTTCATCGGGCCACGCTTGAAAGCGGTGATCGTGTGGTCATCAAAGTTCAACGGCCCACGGCGCGCGCCGAAATCGAACAAGATCTTGCCCTGCTCGAAATATTCGCCCAGAAAGTCGGCCAACGCCCTGCCCTCAATCAAGTGGTGAATATGGAGGCGGTCTTCAAGCATCTCTCCACATCGCTGCACCGTGAGCTCGACTTCCATCAAGAAATCGAGAACATCGACCGCATGCAGACGGTACTCGTGGACTATGATCATCTCGCAGTCCCCTCCGTGCATCACAAACTATCGACATCCCGACTGCTGGTGATGGAGGAGATTCAAGGTGTTCCGGTCACGCAGGCACCGGAAGGTCCGGAGCGTATCGAAGCAGCCCGTCAGCTCATGGAAAGTTACTACAAGCAAATCATTGCCGAGGGTTTTTTCCACGCGGATCCGCACCCAGGCAATCTGATGTGGTGGAAGAACCGTATTTACATTCTCGATTTCGGGATGGTCGGCTCCGTCGATGCCAACGTGCGCGAGCATCTCCTGTTATTACTGATGGCGCTCTGGAAGGAGGATGTCGGTTTTCTCAGCGACGTCACGCTGATGATGACCGGCTCTCTCGACCGCAGCGATCTGGATCTGCCCCGGTTTCAAAGTGAGATCGGGGAAGTCATGACGAAATACCGCAAAGCGGCTCTGGCCGAGATGCAGATCGGGCCGCTTCTCCAGGAAATGAGCGCGATCGGGTTCCGCCACGGCGTTCCGCTACCGGCTTCGCTCACCCTCGCGGCCAAAGCGCTCGCGCAAGTGCAACTGGCGACTGCGAATCTCGACCCAAAACTCGATCCGTATGACGTCGCAGGCAAGTTCCTCATGCGACTTATGATCAAACGCATGGGAGCCACGCTCGATCCAAAGACACTTTTGTATCAGTCACAGAAGCTGAAGGTACGGGCCGAACGAGTGTTCGAGGCGATCGAACATTTGATCGGCGCGCGCCCGGGCCAGAAGCTTGTCGTCAATTTCCGGGCCAATTCGCTCGAGGAAATGGTCCGGCACACAGGGCGGCGTCTGACATTGGGGCTGACCGCGGCGGCCAGCATTCTTGCCAGTGGGCTCACAGCCACGTCAGGAACAGTCGCCGGCTGGATACCGATTACGTTCGGCATCGCGGCCGGCCTGCTGACGGTCGGACTGATCCTTGATCTGATACGCGGTCGTTAG
- a CDS encoding metallophosphoesterase — MSRRRAVSWPDRARSFVGYCLSEPLYRIFSLVPHWEWGLSDHEISILTHAHPSLAGHRAVHLTDLHLDRYHPRHDGIVETVTKLAPDWIFITGDLLNVPEGLPHLFRFLEHLQAIAPVYMTLGNHDHYSGVPIAQYAELADRHKITLLVNQSTIVSTGRGELVIVGVDDPSLHRADLRCIPSRADRRFTLLLAHAPNILDHIEAHHAVDLILCGHSHGGQWRVPGIPIFWLPPGCNGRVAGWHESGRHRLYVNRGLGWSFLPFRFNCRPEIAVIEWV, encoded by the coding sequence ATGAGCAGGCGACGGGCGGTGTCATGGCCTGATCGCGCGCGATCATTCGTCGGCTATTGCTTAAGCGAGCCACTCTATCGAATCTTCAGTCTCGTCCCTCATTGGGAATGGGGTTTATCCGATCACGAAATCTCCATCCTCACCCATGCACATCCTTCCCTGGCCGGCCATCGTGCCGTCCATCTCACAGATCTGCATCTTGACCGATATCACCCGCGGCATGATGGTATTGTCGAAACAGTGACAAAGCTTGCCCCTGATTGGATTTTCATCACCGGAGATCTGCTCAACGTACCCGAAGGCTTGCCCCATCTCTTCCGTTTCCTCGAACACCTGCAAGCCATCGCACCCGTGTACATGACGTTGGGTAACCATGACCATTACAGCGGGGTGCCGATTGCACAATATGCCGAACTTGCCGATCGACACAAGATCACGTTGCTGGTCAATCAAAGTACCATCGTTTCAACGGGCAGGGGAGAATTGGTGATCGTGGGTGTTGATGATCCCTCCCTCCATCGCGCCGATCTTCGATGTATCCCTTCTCGAGCCGACCGTCGCTTTACGCTGCTCCTGGCCCATGCACCGAATATTTTGGACCATATCGAAGCGCATCATGCCGTTGACTTGATTCTCTGCGGACACAGTCACGGAGGGCAGTGGAGAGTGCCGGGAATACCCATCTTTTGGCTTCCTCCTGGGTGCAACGGCCGTGTGGCTGGCTGGCACGAATCCGGCCGGCACAGGCTGTACGTCAACCGGGGGCTGGGTTGGTCCTTCCTCCCGTTTCGTTTCAACTGTAGGCCTGAAATTGCCGTGATTGAGTGGGTCTAG
- a CDS encoding TIGR00300 family protein → MNQHQESVYLQGHIIDSLVLAKVLDLILMMGGTFDLEDVHIGKTREEPSHALIRIRTSSKTLLDDILKTIQPHGASVKCEVDCRTASASADGVLPEEFYATTHLPTQIRLNGRWLDVDRIEMDLAIVVNEEGSAAHALPMGDVRLGDRIVVGREGVRVIPLQRPPERDVFGFMESQVSAERPHSHIIADIAARMRQLRERHKRGQADSKVLLAGGPAIIHAGGRDALAWLIEEGFVHILFCGNALAAHDMEADLYGTSLGYGLTAGRAVPHGHEHHLRTINRIRAIGSIESAVTSGVIKQGIMAACVRQGIPVVMAGTIRDDGPLPGVITDSVRAQSAMRAAVPGVGLALLVASTLHAVATGNLLPATIPTVCVDVNPSVPTKLADRGSFQAVGLVMDAASFLSELARLLGRPA, encoded by the coding sequence ATGAACCAGCACCAGGAAAGCGTCTACCTTCAAGGGCACATCATCGATTCTCTCGTGCTGGCCAAGGTGTTGGATCTCATCCTGATGATGGGAGGTACGTTTGATCTGGAGGATGTTCATATCGGAAAGACCCGGGAAGAACCATCTCACGCACTCATTCGCATTCGAACAAGCTCCAAAACGCTTCTAGACGACATTCTCAAGACGATTCAACCACACGGCGCGTCGGTCAAGTGTGAGGTAGACTGCCGGACCGCCAGCGCGTCCGCCGACGGGGTGTTGCCCGAAGAGTTCTACGCCACGACGCATTTACCCACCCAGATCCGTCTCAATGGTCGATGGTTAGACGTGGATCGTATCGAGATGGATCTGGCGATTGTAGTCAATGAAGAAGGCTCAGCGGCCCACGCCCTCCCGATGGGCGACGTTCGTCTGGGAGATCGAATCGTCGTGGGTCGGGAAGGCGTCCGTGTCATCCCTCTGCAACGTCCGCCCGAACGGGATGTCTTCGGATTCATGGAGTCGCAGGTGTCGGCCGAACGCCCGCACAGCCATATTATTGCCGACATTGCTGCACGGATGCGCCAGCTGCGGGAACGGCACAAACGGGGGCAGGCGGATTCGAAGGTCCTGCTCGCGGGTGGGCCTGCGATCATTCATGCAGGCGGACGAGACGCGTTGGCGTGGCTCATCGAGGAAGGATTCGTACACATCCTGTTCTGTGGGAATGCGCTCGCGGCTCACGACATGGAAGCGGACTTGTACGGCACCTCATTAGGGTATGGGCTGACCGCGGGTCGCGCGGTCCCGCATGGCCATGAGCATCATTTGCGGACGATCAACCGCATTCGGGCAATCGGCAGTATTGAATCAGCGGTAACCTCCGGCGTCATCAAGCAGGGGATTATGGCAGCCTGCGTCCGACAAGGCATTCCGGTCGTGATGGCGGGAACGATCCGCGACGACGGCCCGCTTCCCGGTGTGATCACGGATTCCGTCCGCGCACAAAGCGCCATGCGTGCCGCAGTTCCCGGTGTCGGGCTGGCCTTGCTGGTCGCATCCACGTTGCATGCCGTGGCAACCGGGAATCTCTTGCCGGCAACGATTCCGACCGTCTGTGTGGACGTGAACCCATCCGTACCGACCAAGCTCGCCGATCGTGGAAGTTTTCAGGCTGTGGGGCTCGTGATGGACGCGGCATCATTTCTGTCCGAGTTGGCCAGACTACTAGGACGGCCGGCATGA
- the larB gene encoding nickel pincer cofactor biosynthesis protein LarB, translated as MNPEGLERLLREVHRGQVTVEQALQRLRSLPFEDLGFASLDHHRSLRQGFPEVVLCEGKTTAQVIAIARALIKKEGPFLATRADPTVARAIRRMAPRARYHPDARIVAIHPSRPKRLGHILVVTAGTADVPVAEEARVTAEVMGSHVERLYDVGVAGIHRLLGKKDRLFDAQVVVVVAGMDGVLPSVIGGLVQCPVIAVPTSRGYGASFGGVAALLTMLNSCAAGVGVMNIDNGFGAACLAHRINLLGARR; from the coding sequence ATGAATCCGGAAGGACTCGAACGGCTGCTACGAGAGGTCCATCGGGGACAGGTCACGGTGGAGCAGGCACTCCAGCGCCTGCGATCCCTGCCTTTCGAGGACCTCGGCTTTGCTTCGCTCGATCACCACCGGTCGCTCCGTCAAGGATTTCCCGAAGTCGTCTTGTGCGAGGGGAAAACCACCGCACAAGTGATCGCGATCGCTCGGGCTCTCATCAAAAAAGAGGGACCGTTTCTCGCCACTCGTGCCGACCCAACAGTCGCGCGCGCCATTCGCCGCATGGCCCCCCGGGCACGCTACCATCCTGACGCGCGCATCGTGGCGATTCATCCCTCAAGACCGAAACGTCTGGGGCATATACTTGTGGTCACCGCGGGGACTGCCGATGTGCCTGTGGCTGAAGAAGCCCGTGTCACAGCAGAAGTCATGGGTAGCCATGTGGAACGACTGTACGATGTCGGCGTCGCAGGGATCCATCGGCTGCTTGGGAAAAAAGACCGGCTGTTTGATGCGCAGGTGGTGGTCGTGGTCGCCGGGATGGACGGCGTCTTACCGAGTGTCATCGGTGGCTTGGTGCAGTGTCCGGTCATCGCCGTACCGACCAGCCGCGGCTATGGGGCAAGTTTCGGTGGAGTGGCTGCTCTTTTGACGATGCTCAATTCTTGCGCAGCGGGGGTGGGGGTGATGAATATCGACAATGGCTTCGGCGCGGCATGTCTCGCGCATCGGATCAATCTGTTGGGTGCGAGGCGTTAG
- a CDS encoding NAD(P)-dependent glycerol-3-phosphate dehydrogenase translates to MPAINAIAIIGAGAWGTALAKHLAEKGFTVRLWAYEHDVVSAINASHENPVFLKGVTLPRSLTATHSLVEAVTGCEGIVFAVPSHATRPVLHKMAPALSGSIPLVCATKGIEEGTTKLMTEVMEDELPPSMHRSFMVLSGPSFASEFSAGRPTAVCLAGTDGELVRRFQGALMTPAFRVYADTDMIGVQLGGALKNVMALAAGVIDGLELGLNARAALITRGLAETIRLGIAMGADPRTFYGLSGVGDLVLTCTGALSRNHSVGVRLGRGEKLETILTGMQAVAEGVRTARAAFALARRYQVEMPITQEINAVLYDNKSCRKAVSDLMERDAKPEKEWA, encoded by the coding sequence ATGCCAGCCATCAACGCGATCGCGATTATCGGAGCCGGTGCCTGGGGTACTGCTTTGGCCAAACACCTTGCCGAGAAAGGGTTCACCGTTCGTCTTTGGGCTTATGAACACGATGTCGTCAGCGCGATCAACGCCTCTCACGAAAACCCCGTTTTCCTTAAAGGAGTCACGCTCCCTCGAAGTTTGACGGCAACTCACTCTCTCGTCGAAGCCGTAACAGGTTGCGAAGGGATTGTTTTTGCCGTTCCTTCACATGCCACTCGACCCGTATTACACAAGATGGCCCCCGCTCTCTCCGGCTCCATACCGTTGGTGTGCGCAACTAAGGGCATCGAGGAAGGCACGACCAAACTGATGACTGAGGTCATGGAAGACGAGTTGCCGCCCTCTATGCACCGTTCATTCATGGTGCTCTCCGGCCCCAGCTTCGCATCGGAATTCAGTGCAGGCCGACCTACGGCCGTGTGTTTGGCCGGCACCGATGGGGAATTGGTCAGGCGGTTTCAGGGCGCGTTGATGACACCCGCGTTTCGTGTGTACGCCGATACCGATATGATCGGCGTCCAACTCGGCGGCGCACTAAAGAACGTGATGGCGTTGGCCGCCGGCGTGATTGATGGGTTGGAGCTAGGCCTCAATGCCCGGGCAGCCCTCATTACACGCGGTCTGGCTGAGACCATTAGGCTTGGCATCGCGATGGGAGCTGATCCACGGACCTTCTATGGGCTCTCCGGTGTCGGCGATCTGGTGTTGACGTGTACGGGGGCGCTGAGCCGCAACCATTCAGTCGGTGTCCGGCTTGGTCGAGGGGAAAAGCTCGAGACGATTTTGACCGGGATGCAGGCGGTCGCAGAAGGCGTGCGGACAGCTCGTGCGGCATTCGCATTGGCCCGCCGCTATCAGGTCGAGATGCCGATCACACAAGAGATCAACGCCGTCCTGTACGACAATAAGTCGTGTCGGAAGGCCGTGAGTGATCTGATGGAGCGGGATGCCAAACCAGAGAAGGAATGGGCATGA
- a CDS encoding tRNA pseudouridine(13) synthase TruD has product MSQLVIGLIVPTWARKSIPWAFFPADLTIEFSGTWALQRAWLCDQVIDPFLTGNIPGIGGHIRATPEDFQVEERPLYLPCGEGEHLYVTITKRNLSTPDLVRRLSSSLGIKAQAIGVAGLKDARAVTTQMVSLQGITPDHVSNVKIDDTLLSLGILGRHRNRLRTGHHGGNRFRLVIRQVAGHAVEAVPAILHQLRARGVPNYFGPQRQGKAGDNYQIGAALLHDARRREKMNRSTRIWYLNAYQSFLFNRLLARRIDQIDRIFVGDWAMKLENGACFHVDNAENEQPRADRFEISPTGILFGSRVSWASGEPGQIEQEVIAEAGTTKEALIAAAKACGFRGERRALRVPLADLEWSLSGDALTISFSLPPGAYATSVLRELMKVSPASP; this is encoded by the coding sequence ATGTCCCAACTCGTGATTGGCCTGATCGTTCCCACATGGGCTAGAAAAAGTATACCATGGGCCTTCTTTCCGGCTGATTTGACGATAGAATTCAGCGGAACGTGGGCCCTTCAACGCGCGTGGTTGTGTGATCAAGTGATCGATCCCTTCCTCACAGGCAACATTCCTGGAATCGGCGGGCACATTCGCGCCACGCCCGAAGACTTTCAAGTCGAAGAGCGGCCGCTCTACCTCCCATGCGGGGAGGGAGAGCATCTGTACGTCACGATTACGAAACGTAATCTTTCCACGCCGGATCTCGTTCGCCGGCTCTCGTCTTCTTTGGGGATCAAGGCACAGGCAATCGGTGTCGCGGGGCTCAAGGACGCACGGGCGGTCACCACGCAGATGGTGTCCCTCCAAGGAATCACGCCAGACCACGTCTCCAACGTAAAGATCGATGACACACTGCTAAGCCTAGGGATCCTCGGACGCCATCGCAATCGGCTGCGAACCGGCCATCATGGGGGCAACCGATTTCGCTTGGTCATACGCCAAGTCGCCGGCCATGCCGTTGAAGCGGTGCCGGCCATTCTCCATCAACTGCGTGCGCGTGGCGTGCCCAACTACTTCGGGCCACAGCGGCAAGGGAAAGCCGGCGACAATTACCAAATCGGAGCCGCGCTGCTCCATGATGCTCGTCGACGTGAAAAGATGAATCGAAGCACGCGTATCTGGTATCTCAATGCCTATCAGTCGTTTCTGTTCAATCGACTGCTGGCGCGGCGGATCGATCAGATCGACCGAATCTTCGTCGGCGACTGGGCCATGAAGTTGGAGAACGGCGCCTGTTTCCATGTCGACAATGCCGAGAACGAGCAGCCGCGGGCAGACCGTTTTGAGATCAGCCCGACAGGAATCCTCTTTGGGTCGCGCGTGTCCTGGGCAAGCGGTGAACCAGGTCAGATCGAGCAAGAAGTCATTGCAGAAGCAGGCACGACAAAAGAAGCCCTCATTGCCGCCGCAAAGGCCTGCGGATTCCGTGGCGAACGGCGGGCGCTGCGCGTCCCCCTTGCCGATCTGGAATGGTCGCTGAGCGGGGATGCCCTTACCATCTCCTTCAGTCTGCCCCCAGGCGCCTACGCCACAAGCGTACTCAGAGAACTGATGAAAGTATCTCCAGCGAGTCCTTAG
- a CDS encoding HEAT repeat domain-containing protein: MSDRSNHGQANLTLLAALVGLIVSAVWIWKRLSPDTQDYIVDQAVPMAAIGLVLAVLLFIPVRALRRHRTKARERTKLLRLFEQETARDKRLDLAFALLELNEYRIDGLESAVPALKELLATTLERALGDKQHRIRGMAASHLGALRDLSVVPLLVKALEDDHAYVRSCAALGLGRLRATETRERLKTVMEHDWDQTVRSRAREALERMRE; this comes from the coding sequence ATGTCGGACCGTAGCAACCATGGGCAGGCGAACCTCACCCTGCTTGCCGCGCTGGTCGGCCTCATCGTGAGCGCAGTGTGGATCTGGAAACGCCTATCGCCTGACACACAGGACTACATTGTGGATCAGGCGGTGCCGATGGCTGCGATCGGGTTGGTGCTTGCCGTCCTGCTGTTCATTCCTGTGAGGGCGCTCCGTCGCCATCGCACGAAAGCGCGGGAGCGAACCAAGCTTCTGAGGCTGTTCGAGCAAGAAACCGCCCGGGATAAACGGCTCGACCTTGCTTTTGCCTTGCTTGAACTCAACGAATACCGAATCGACGGGCTTGAATCAGCCGTCCCTGCCCTGAAGGAACTGTTGGCCACGACCTTAGAACGAGCGCTGGGGGATAAGCAGCATCGCATCCGAGGGATGGCGGCCAGCCATTTGGGCGCGCTAAGAGATCTGTCGGTGGTACCGCTCCTGGTCAAAGCACTGGAAGATGATCATGCCTATGTGCGTTCCTGCGCAGCCTTGGGACTTGGACGACTACGGGCCACCGAAACACGCGAACGCCTGAAGACGGTCATGGAACATGATTGGGACCAAACCGTCAGAAGTCGAGCCAGGGAAGCGCTGGAACGGATGCGGGAGTAA
- a CDS encoding outer membrane beta-barrel protein, with amino-acid sequence MKQHSSAWITRSLLQVLIVLVLSVSHAYSETYIAGQLGAAVPVGDGGLTSVDVNSSFFLSGTTHSDLELSSSFMFGGKVGHYFDSVRWFGLEAEVFHSTPHIEQQRHTFQNPAFPGVTPTATLQGTYLRVLTVAPFNLMFRYPHARVQPYIGVGPGIFFARIKGEGLAPNSPASTSDNARIGVNVKAGLEYYMTRHVTAFAEWKFNYTRFNFDDNPELFPFFFGMNATYTMHFVSFGVGYHF; translated from the coding sequence ATGAAGCAACATAGTTCTGCATGGATCACGCGCTCTTTGCTGCAGGTGTTGATCGTGCTGGTGTTAAGCGTGTCTCATGCGTATTCCGAAACCTACATCGCTGGACAATTGGGAGCGGCGGTGCCGGTCGGCGACGGAGGGCTGACGAGCGTCGACGTTAATTCCTCATTTTTTCTTTCAGGGACCACCCATAGCGATCTGGAGCTCTCCTCTTCATTCATGTTCGGCGGGAAAGTCGGGCATTACTTTGATTCCGTTCGTTGGTTTGGTCTTGAAGCAGAAGTGTTTCACTCAACCCCACATATCGAACAACAAAGGCATACTTTTCAAAACCCAGCTTTTCCGGGAGTAACTCCCACTGCGACGCTTCAGGGGACCTATCTGCGGGTCTTGACCGTCGCTCCATTCAACCTCATGTTTCGTTACCCGCATGCCCGCGTACAGCCGTATATAGGCGTGGGCCCCGGAATATTTTTCGCTCGGATTAAAGGGGAAGGACTTGCGCCGAATTCCCCTGCGTCGACATCAGACAATGCAAGAATTGGAGTAAATGTTAAAGCCGGTCTCGAATACTATATGACCAGACACGTCACAGCATTCGCGGAATGGAAGTTTAACTATACACGCTTTAATTTCGACGACAACCCTGAGCTCTTCCCGTTCTTCTTCGGCATGAATGCCACCTATACCATGCACTTCGTTTCATTCGGTGTCGGGTATCATTTTTGA